Proteins co-encoded in one Ziziphus jujuba cultivar Dongzao chromosome 9, ASM3175591v1 genomic window:
- the LOC107404477 gene encoding L-ascorbate peroxidase 3, whose translation MAFPVVDNDYLSHVDKARRDLRALISSRNCAPIMLRLAWHDAGTYDASTKTGGPNGSIRNEEEYTHGSNSGLKKAIDFCEEVKSKHPKITYADLYQLAGVVAVEVTGGPTIDFVPGRKDSKISPKEGRLPDAKLGAPHLRDIFYRMGLSDQDIVALSGGHTLGRAHPERSGFDGPWTEEPLKFDNSYFVELLKGESEGLLKLPTDRALLDDPKFLHYVELYARDEDVFFKDYAESHKKLSELGFTPRSSGSKIIVKDSTILAQSAVGVAVAAAVVIFSCIYEVRKKMK comes from the exons ATGGCGTTTCCGGTGGTTGACAACGACTATCTCAGCCATGTTGACAAAGCTCGTCGCGATCTCCGTGCTCTTATCTCCAGCAGAAACTGCGCTCCTATCATGCTCCGCTTGgc GTGGCACGATGCTGGAACGTATGATGCGAGCACGAAGACTGGCGGGCCTAATGGGTCGATTAGGAACGAGGAAGAGTACACTCATGGTTCTAACAGTGGCTTGAAGAAAGCCATTGATTTTTGCG AGGAGGTGAAGTCTAAACATCCAAAAATCACATATGCAGACCTATACCAG CTTGCTGGTGTTGTGGCAGTTGAGGTCACCGGAGGTCCTACGATTGACTTTGTGCCAGGAAGAAAG GATtcaaaaatttctccaaaagaAGGGCGACTGCCAGATGCTAAACTAG GTGCACCACATCTTAGGGACATCTTTTACCGCATGGGCTTGTCTGACCAGGACATTGTTGCACTATCAGGTGGCCATACACTG GGAAGGGCTCATCCAGAAAGATCTGGTTTTGATGGTCCTTGGACTGAGGAACCTCTGAAGTTTGATAACTCATACTTTGT GGAATTGTTGAAAGGTGAATCTGAGGGTCTTTTGAAACTTCCAACGGACAGGGCTCTATTGGATGATCCTAAGTTCCTCCATTATGTTGAGCTGTATGCAAGG GATGAGGATGTATTCTTCAAAGATTATGCCGAATCACATAAGAAACTTTCCGAGCTTGGATTTACACCTCGTTCCTCTGGCTCAAAGATAATAGTAAAGGATAGCACAATACTGGCACAAAGTGCCGTTGGAGTTGCAGTTGCTGCTGCAGTGGTGATCTTTAGCTGTATTTACGAAGTTCGCAAAAAAATGAAGTAG
- the LOC107404478 gene encoding myb-related protein 308, translated as MGRSPCCEKAHTNKGAWTKEEDDRLITYIRAHGEGCWRSLPKAAGLLRCGKSCRLRWINYLRPDLKRGNFTEEEDELIIKLHSLLGNKWSLIAGRLPGRTDNEIKNYWNTHIRRKLLNRGIDPATHRPLNETTTTPPPQETSTTISFAASAVKEEDKTTTTTTTTTTTSTSGGSVGKDLVVLNPQIVVKESCPDLNLELRISPPYQNQTAADQPLKSGGRRLSSGSGGLCFSCSLGLQNSKDCSCGIIIAGTSTTTATGNSNINGYDFLGLKSNVLDYRGLEMK; from the exons ATGGGAAGGTCTCCATGTTGTGAAAAAGCTCATACAAATAAAGGAGCTTGGACCAAAGAAGAAGACGATCGGCTTATTACTTATATTCGTGCTCACGGTGAAGGTTGCTGGCGTTCACTTCCCAAAGCTGCTGGTCTTCTCCGCTGTGGAAAAAGTTGCAGGTTGCGTTGGATTAACTATCTCAGACCTGACCTCAAACGTGGCAATTTCACAGAGGAAGAAGACGAGCTCATCATCAAGCTCCATAGCCTTCTTGGAAACAA gTGGTCTTTGATTGCTGGAAGATTACCAGGAAGAACAGACAATGAGATAAAGAACTACTGGAACACCCACATAAGAAGAAAGCTCTTGAACAGAGGAATAGACCCTGCAACTCACAGACCACTCAAcgaaacaacaacaacaccacCACCTCAGGAAACATCAACGACGATTTCTTTCGCTGCCTCTGCTGTTAAAGAAGAAGACAAAACGACCACAACAACAACGACGACGACGACAACTAGCACAAGTGGTGGTTCGGTTGGAAAGGACCTCGTCGTTTTGAACCCCCAAATTGTTGTTAAAGAGAGTTGTCCAGATTTGAACCTCGAGCTCAGAATCAGCCCACCTTACCAGAATCAGACTGCTGCTGATCAGCCATTGAAGAGTGGCGGAAGAAGATTATCAAGTGGTAGTGGTGGTCTTTGCTTTTCTTGCAGTTTGGGTTTGCAGAACAGCAAAGATTGTAGCTGTGGGATTATTATTGCTGGTACCAGTACTACTACTGCTACGGGAAACAGCAATATTAATGGTTATGATTTCTTGGGTTTAAAAAGTAATGTTTTGGATTATAGAGGCTtggaaatgaaataa